Part of the Sporosarcina sp. FSL K6-2383 genome is shown below.
ATAGCTTGGAAAGCGGATCGACATCATGAATGACCGAATCCTTTTGAACATACAGTGTCATGTTTTTCACGGAAGTCTCTCCTTACAGTCGTTCGATTTTTGAACGATTATCATACATATGCGCTACATTTTTAGGTAGTCCTTTGAAAATTAAGAAACTGATTAGGACAGTAGCCATTTTGTCTGGTACATCGACAACAATGCTGTCTGCGAATGAAGCAAACCATAGTGGCATGTTATTTGACATCATTGTTGCAAAGAGTGCGTCACCCCATACATTCCCTGTTTGTCCTCCCCAAAACATGATGTTGAGTGGCGTGGAAACAGTGGCAGCAATAATACCAACAACAAGTCCCAAGACAAGCGCTTTTCCAACATTCGCTATCCAGCCTTTATAAGCCATAACTCCGACGACAAGTCCAATAACTGCCGACGTAATGGCATAGACGAATGAAATCGGATCAGCCGTAAATCCATAAATAATATTGTTTACAGCACCAGCAATCCCACCGATTATCGGACCTGCAAGCATACTTGCCAACACCGTTCCAATAGAATCCAACCAAAGTGGTAGCTTGAGTAGACCTGCAAATAATTTCCCTAAATAGTTGATGCCGATTGCGGCAGGAATAAGGACAAGCGCAGCCGTTGAGAAGTTCAATGACCACATACTGTTTTTCTTCATCAGATAAATTCCTCTTTTCATTGTAGTTTGACAACCTCACTCCGAGTGTCTTGACAGATGTCTATATGATTATAACTTACAATTGTTATTTGGAATAGTAGCATTTATGAAAAAGGATAGGATAGGGGATAAAAAAAGCTTTCCCTACTGGTGGGAAAGCCGAAGTTGTTAATAAAGAAGGTCAAAGCGTTTATAGCCAATGAATTTATCTTTCCAATAAGCTAATTCCAATGAGGAAATTTCAACTTTCGTTGTCCCTGCATGGATGAACTCGCCATTTCCGAGATAGATTCCAGCGTGAGAAATTCCACTTCGGTATGTATTTTCGAAAAAGACTAAATCTCCTATTTTAGGCTCATCCACGTAAGTAGAGTTTACATACATATTTATGGTATCGAATCGAGGTAGATCAAGTCCAGCTGCTTGATAGACGTAGTGGATGAATCCGCTACAGTCAAATCCTTCCGTTGTTATGCCAGCCCAAGCATAGGGAGTATCCAAAAGGGGAAGTGATGTATCAACTATGGCAGATAAGACTTTTTCAGCAGTAGGAGATAATTTTTCTATATTGATATTTGTAGTAATGGTGTTCGCATTCTTCCACGAATTTGTGGAAGAGGTCAACACGCTACTTTTTTGGGGTGACGTAGTTGCCGGACCATTTGTATTAGCGGGTGAAGGACTCGTTATTTTTCCTGAGATGTTCAATACCTGGTCAATTGTAATCGCATCGGACGTAAGT
Proteins encoded:
- a CDS encoding NlpC/P60 family protein, which encodes MKKKVFSMLATAALATFIATGSADAATESYTVKAGDTLWKIASQHKLSVDELKSLNKLTSDAITIDQVLNISGKITSPSPANTNGPATTSPQKSSVLTSSTNSWKNANTITTNINIEKLSPTAEKVLSAIVDTSLPLLDTPYAWAGITTEGFDCSGFIHYVYQAAGLDLPRFDTINMYVNSTYVDEPKIGDLVFFENTYRSGISHAGIYLGNGEFIHAGTTKVEISSLELAYWKDKFIGYKRFDLLY
- a CDS encoding ECF transporter S component translates to MKKNSMWSLNFSTAALVLIPAAIGINYLGKLFAGLLKLPLWLDSIGTVLASMLAGPIIGGIAGAVNNIIYGFTADPISFVYAITSAVIGLVVGVMAYKGWIANVGKALVLGLVVGIIAATVSTPLNIMFWGGQTGNVWGDALFATMMSNNMPLWFASFADSIVVDVPDKMATVLISFLIFKGLPKNVAHMYDNRSKIERL